CCGCCTGGTCGCAGAAGGTGCGAAGCGCGTCCGTGGTGGAAAGCGTCGTAATGGAAGAGTCGGAAATGGGAGCACCTATCGAATGGGTTCGCCCGGTCTAATCCATTCCCTCCGGAGGGGGAAGATCGATGCGGCCCGTCTCGCCCGCCGCAACGCGACGCAGGACGGCCGGGTAGAGCCGGTGTTCCTGCACCAAGACACGCGCGGCCAGCGTCTCGGGCGTGTCGCCGGGCCGGACCGGCACGCGCGCCTGTCCCAGCACCGGCCCGCCGTCGAGTTCGGCCGTCACCTCGTGCACCGAACACCCGGCCTCGGCATCGCCGGCAGCGATGGCGCGCGCATGGGTGTCGAGCCCCGGATAGAGCGGCAGGAGCGAGGGGTGAATATTCAATACCCGCCCCGCCCAGCGCGCCGTGAAGGCGGGCGTCAGGATGCGCATGAATCCGGCGAGGCAGATGATGTCGGGTGCGGCGGCCTCCAGCGTCTCAGTCAGGCGCATCTCGAAGCCCGCACGGTCAGCGAAGTCGCGGTGATCGACGACGGCCGTCTCGATCCCCAGCGCCGCCGCCTTGGCGAGCCCGCCTGCGCCTGAATCGTTGGCCAGCACGAGGACCGGGCGCGCGGGATGGTCGCCCCGCATGTCCTCGGCCAAGCGGACCATGTTCGACCCGCCGCCCGAGATCAGGATCGCGACGCGTTTCACCAGCCGGGCTGGCCCGAATAGGTCACCCCCGGCGTCGCCGTGACCGTGCCGATGGGCGACACCGTCTCGCCCGCCCCGGCCAGGAGGTCGGCCACGGCCTCGGCGCGGTCGGCGGCCACGACCACGACCATCCCGATGCCGCAGTTGAAGGTCTTGAGCATCTCGGCCTCGGCGATGCCGCCCGCGCGGGCGAGCCAGCCGAAGACCGGCGGCGCGGTCCATGCCGAGAGGTCGATCGCGGCCCCCAGCCCGTCCGCCAACACTCGGGGCAGGTTCTCGGTCAGCCCGCCGCCGGTGATATGAGCCAGCGCGTGGACACCGCCCGCCCGGATCGCGTCCAGCACCGGCCGCACGTAGAGCCGCGTCGGCACCAGCAGCGCCGCGCCCAAGGGCCCGTCCGCGAAGGGCGCGGGATCGTCCCATCCGAAGCCGGCCGCTTCGGCCACGCGGCGCACGAGGCTGAAGCCGTTGGAATGGACGCCGTCGGACGCGAGACCCAGCAGAACGTCGCCCTCGACCACGCCCGCGGGCAGGTCCGCGCCCCGCTCCATCGCGCCGACCGCGAAGCCCGCGAGGTCGAAATCGCCGCCCGCATACATCCCCGGCATCTCGGCCGTCTCGCCCCCGATCAGCGCGGCCCCGGACGCCGCACAGCCCCGCGCGATGCCCTCGATGATCCGCGCGGCGGCCTCGGTCTCGAGCTTGCCGGTCGCGAAATAATCCAGAAAGAACAATGGCTCCGCGCCTTGGCAGACCAGATCGTTGACGCACATCGCCACGAGGTCGACGCCCACCCCGTCCAGGTCCCCCGTGTCGATGGCCAGCCGCAGCTTGGTGCCGACGCCGTCGGTCGCCGCCACGAGGATCGGGTCGGAATAGCCCGCCGCCTTCAGGTCGAACAGCGCGCCGAACCCGCCCAGACCCGCCATAGTGCCGGGCCGTTCGGTGGCCTTCGCGGCGGGTTTGATCCGGTCCACCAGCGCGTTCCCCGCGTCGATATCGACCCCCGCATCCGCGTAAGTCAGTCCCGCCTTGCCATCGCCCATGAACGCCCCCTGTCCGGTCGCCCGCGACCTAGCAGGCACCCGGCGGCGCGGCAACGGGCGCACTTGACGGCGATGGCGGCGATGCGCACCCATGACGCCCAAGACGGTCGGAGCGCGCAATGGATTGGCAGTCGATCTACGGGGCGGTGTTCGGGATGGGCGAGGTGATCGCGCCGGAATACCTCCTGATCTGCCTCGTCGTGGGCTTCCTGCTTTGGCGGCGGCGCAAGCCCGGCATCGGGTTCTGGGCGTGGTTCACCCCGCGCCGCATCTGGACGCACCGTTCGCACCGCCTCGACCTCGCGCTCTTCGGGATGAGCCGTCTTCTGATGATGTCCGGCCTGCTCGCGCGTCTCACGGTGACGCCGGTCGTCGCACTCGCACTGGCCGACGCCATGGGCACGGGCGCGCGCGAGGATGTCGCTCCCTGGGTTCTGGCCGCGCTGGCCTTCGTGGCGATGGATTTCGCGAAATACTGGCTGCACCGCGTCTTGCACGGCTCGCGGCGGCTCTGGCCGATCCATGCGCTGCACCATTCCGCAGAGGTGATGACCCCGATCACCACCTACCGGCAGCACCCGCTCTGGATCATGGCCAGCACCATGATCCTGACCGCGCTTCTGGGCGTGGTGCTGGGCCTCGTGGTCGGCACGCTGGCGCCCGACGCCACCATGACCGAGGTCGCGGGCATCAACGCCTTCATCGTGCTGGCCAATGCCGGCCTCGCGACGTTCCACCACAGCCATGTCTGGATCGGCTTCGGCCCGGTGCTCGAGCGGATCGTGATCTCGCCCGCGATGCACCAGATCCACCATTCGACCCGCCCGGAGCATCACGATCGCAATTTCGGCGAAACGCTCGCGATCTGGGACTGGGCCTTCGGCACGCTCTACCTCACGCGGGGCGAGGAGGACGTGGCCTTCGGCCTCGAGGGACGGGACGGCCGCGATTACGCCGCCCACGGAATCGGGACCGCGCTGATCCTGCCGTTGCGGCGCCTGATGGCTCCGCGCGGCTAGGTCGTCACTGGCCTGCGGCCCCTGCGCCGGCCCCCGCGCCCGTCGCTGCGGCGATGCCCGCGATAATCAGCACGATGGCCGCGACGATGATGCCCGCATCGCTGCCGCCGCCGGACGGCGCCGGAGCTGCCACCACCCCGGCATTGGCCTGCGGCACCGAGAGACTGGCTGCGAGAAGCCCCGCGCAAACGATCTTTTTCATGATATTCCCCGAGAAGTTGCGTGACTGCAGGCTAACGCTCGATGCGGCCGTACAACAAGGAATACCTGCAGGCGCGCCGCGCTTGACCCCGTGGCCGCATCTGCTAGCCCGGTTTCCGGCGGGCCTGTAGCTCAATTGGTTAGAGCAGGGCGCTCATAACGCCTTGGTTGCGGGTTCAAGTCCTGCCGGGCCTACCAACCGCCCCGCCGGTTCATCGGATGGCAACCCTTTCGTGGTGTCCTCGACCGATGATCCGCCGCGTCCGCCCCCCGATCCTCGCGCTCGCCCTCGCCCTAGCGGCCTGCGGCGGGCCGGACGGCATTTCCGTCACGCCGGTCACGCTTTCGTCGCGCGACATCGGGGCCGCGACGGCCCATGTGACGGCCCGGATGCGCCGTCCCGAACAGGTCCAGTTCCGCGCGCCCCGGGGGTTTCGCACCCGCGCGGGCGACACGATCCTCTGCGGTGAATACGACGCGGCGATCGGACCCGACGACTGGGCCGGGTTCGCGCCGTACTACGTCCGCCTTCGCGCGGGCGTCGTGCCTGTTGCGCATCTGGGCGACGGGCTCGGCGGCCCCGCCTGCGCCGCCGCGCGGCGTG
This portion of the uncultured Jannaschia sp. genome encodes:
- the purM gene encoding phosphoribosylformylglycinamidine cyclo-ligase, translated to MGDGKAGLTYADAGVDIDAGNALVDRIKPAAKATERPGTMAGLGGFGALFDLKAAGYSDPILVAATDGVGTKLRLAIDTGDLDGVGVDLVAMCVNDLVCQGAEPLFFLDYFATGKLETEAAARIIEGIARGCAASGAALIGGETAEMPGMYAGGDFDLAGFAVGAMERGADLPAGVVEGDVLLGLASDGVHSNGFSLVRRVAEAAGFGWDDPAPFADGPLGAALLVPTRLYVRPVLDAIRAGGVHALAHITGGGLTENLPRVLADGLGAAIDLSAWTAPPVFGWLARAGGIAEAEMLKTFNCGIGMVVVVAADRAEAVADLLAGAGETVSPIGTVTATPGVTYSGQPGW
- a CDS encoding sterol desaturase family protein, with translation MDWQSIYGAVFGMGEVIAPEYLLICLVVGFLLWRRRKPGIGFWAWFTPRRIWTHRSHRLDLALFGMSRLLMMSGLLARLTVTPVVALALADAMGTGAREDVAPWVLAALAFVAMDFAKYWLHRVLHGSRRLWPIHALHHSAEVMTPITTYRQHPLWIMASTMILTALLGVVLGLVVGTLAPDATMTEVAGINAFIVLANAGLATFHHSHVWIGFGPVLERIVISPAMHQIHHSTRPEHHDRNFGETLAIWDWAFGTLYLTRGEEDVAFGLEGRDGRDYAAHGIGTALILPLRRLMAPRG
- the purN gene encoding phosphoribosylglycinamide formyltransferase translates to MKRVAILISGGGSNMVRLAEDMRGDHPARPVLVLANDSGAGGLAKAAALGIETAVVDHRDFADRAGFEMRLTETLEAAAPDIICLAGFMRILTPAFTARWAGRVLNIHPSLLPLYPGLDTHARAIAAGDAEAGCSVHEVTAELDGGPVLGQARVPVRPGDTPETLAARVLVQEHRLYPAVLRRVAAGETGRIDLPPPEGMD